The Dendropsophus ebraccatus isolate aDenEbr1 chromosome 6, aDenEbr1.pat, whole genome shotgun sequence nucleotide sequence GGGGTGATCGCTAGAAGattgcagcagtctgctgccgccgctcctgttccacgcagtgacagcagcagatagctGCTATTGTGATCGTTAATTTATCAACGTGTTGAAAAATTACACAAGACGGTTATCGTCtgtattggccgataatcgctttgtgtaatagggtcttaagacaGAGTTCAGACACAGCTCTGAATGTAAACATAGAATAAACATAATTCATGGCCAAAAGATTCTTGGTCGTACCTTACACCCCGATGACTGCAACAAGGCCCCCACAGGTGTAGTCATTATACAATTTTGTGGTATACATGACtattctgggatttttttttttttttttttgtgggactcAAAAGCATGATTGACCACACTTGTATGGTACACAGTGGTACATGTTGGCATGCAGTTGTTCCAGGATGCTGGCACAAAATTTTCTTTGTATCAAGTGTGACCCTAGCCGAAGAATATCACTAAACATAACAGAGTGTATGAGTGTTGCCTGGGTTTTTTGTGATGTCACAGTTAGgatcctattccacggaccgaggagggcccgatcaacgatgtagcTGCtacatctgctagatcgccgctcgtttactgggcctattcccgatgatcgttgagcgagggctccagggacatcgttaccgatgtccttgcagccctggcagtatcatacattacctgtccaggcttcttctccgcgctgtcttcatccccgggtcccgcgcgctctatcttcagaatggccggtcagctgacaggccacattcagccaatcacaggccgcggcggtcccggcctgtgattggctgagcgctccgtcagctgaccggccattctgaagatagagcgcgcgggacccggggatgaagacagcgcggagaagaagcctggacaggtaatatatgctgctgctgcttgtcaaatcgtcggtcaaccgtagcgatgcgcggtgggggaacgatgattttaggtctggccctaaatgaatgatcagccgatgacatgatcaccggctgatcgttctctctatttcactgaacgataatcggccgaatcgggccaaatggggccgatccggccgtttatcgttactgtggaataggacccttagagttatgtgatgtcacagtaatgtTGTTTGGAAAATTGTAATGTGATATTTAAACATCTCAATGCATCTAAAAttcgttttatttttctttaaggaCCTTTCCTATAAAGACAGTCACTGGCATGAAGCTTGCTTTAAGTGTGTCAAGTGTACATGCTCTTTGGTGGAGAAGCCGTTTGCTGCCAAGGATGAGCTCCTGCTGTGTATTGACTGCTATTCTCAAGAGTATTCTGCAAAGTGTTTTAACTGCAAGGCCTCCATAATGCCTGGTAAGACTCATCTGTCCGCAGTTTATTAAATCACAGCCGTATAAATCACCTCAGATGCCCTCATATTTACGATTTGATATAACGCCTAACattaaaagaaacaaaacacctTGTAGTGTGAATGAAGTGGAATACACTGAGCTAAACGGGTCTGACAACAAAAATGAGAGACTTGCTGGTTCATATGGGCACACTCCAGCATCTTGCAAAACGGTTGTTTTCCCGATACCTACCTCCATTCTTTGCTAAAGAGAAATGAAACATGACCCTCCTGACCATCTTACTCTCACTTATTTGTCAACACAAATACCCTGTTTCCCCgtaaataagacatcccctgaaaatgaaacctagtagaggttttgctgaattgctaaatataaggcctcccctgaaagtaagacctagcaatgTTTTTTGGAAGCATGGCCATTGAAGAGAACAACAGAACAGCAGCTGCATGGAGGACATGAAGACCATAACCTGCCGCCCAGCCTAATATTCTCTTCCGCAGCCATCACTTGTACATGTACAGGCAAGGCATCAAACGGCCAGTCACCTGCCGCCATCCCTActgtcccctaccgccagatgtagagctgcacaaaGTCTGACGTTATCCTGTCGTCTGCCGCCATAcggtacgctgtccctgctgtgctgtacagatgtgctgtgatgagctcccccttGTGGCCAGAAGCTGCAATACTTTCCCTGCTGTAGGAACTGCTGTAGGAGATTGTTACAGTCTccagactgtacagtatataataaatgtttggggttttttggttcaataaatgtgaattcttctttatggaaaaataagacctagAGCAACACTGGGAGCAAAAAAGAAGGTAAGATACTgtgttattttcggggaaacatggtatCGCTGACACAACATTTGCTGTCATGATTTGGTAAAAGGAGAGGTATGTGTGATTCCACACAACCTAAAAATATAGGGTAGTAAGACCTTATCCTTCTAGCACATGTATGGATTTTTTCTATAGTGCATATaccttaaagcagtgcttctcaaactgtgaggcgacccctagttgttggtgaggcccagctgaggagccagtttttacaaagtaactataatctgcacagtccttttgctgtttgcagaaatctcgatttttagcaacattattaatttattttgtacttaatttattagtatatagcgTTTTGTGAGACAGGtgaaaggcagccctagcattatttttaacttttaaatggactttcaccacagaaagtgaggcccaggcaacttcttggtcagtctggtgaggcccaggcattaccttggtctgttgggtgaggctccaatagaaaaagtttgagaagtgctgccttaaagggttaactgGGCCGCCAGAAAGAAGGACAGCAGCAAAATAGACATCAaggtctattgatgttaaaatcttaaagcgatgtacctgctggcaCAGTAAGAcacagctttaaaggagaagtctggcaaaaatgtttattaaagtattgtattgccccccccccaaaagttatacaaatcaccaatatacacttattacagggaaatgcttatgaagtgcttttttccctgcacttactactgcatcaaggcttcactacctgggtaacatggtgatgtcacttcctggataaaatggtgatgtcacgacccgactcccagagctgtgcgggctgtggctgctggagaggatgatggcagggggacactgagggacacagggcactggagggacactgagcatccctctgccatcatcctcttcagcagctacagcccgcacagctctgggagtcgggtcgtgacatcaccatgttatccaggaagtgacatcaccatgttatccaggaagtgaagccttgatgcagtagtaagtgcagggaaaaaagcactttataagcctttcccgtaataagtgtatattggtgatttgtgtaacttttgggggacaatacaatactttaataaaaaatttccctggacttctcctttaacccctagacgacccagggcaaagttgacagctgcatctaaatactaaCTACAgcctattccctggtgtctagtgggtggattggggggacttctagtataagagtaaaaaaaaatgcaactgctatgacgaaaaaacgaaaatggaaaaatttaaattggcttggtcctctaagggttaagttcTGCCcctggggagaacataacaaaccacCTATACTTACCATTCCACACTCCTCGGTGTCCTCCTATGTCACCTCTGGGTCTCGACTGAGCGATCCCACCTCTACTTCTATGaaggctgtcctgtctcagtgatTGGATAAGCGGGCAGTCGCTACCAGACGGAGTGGGGGGATTGCTCAGCCAGGGGCCCAAAgatggacactgggggagcagggaaaggtaagaatagcctgtttgttatgttctccctaggggcaacaacatattaaaagtttactgTGGGCGGTGCACCCCTCTAAAGATTCTGACTACACAGCCTAGATATGCAAAATGTTTGAAATGTTTCTTATCAACTATAATACCTTTTCTTGTCACCGACTGTATACACCACTGACTGTGTGTATACAATATAAGCCTTAACTCCATATTGTTGTTTCCCTTTTTTTACTACAGGTTCTCGAAAAATTGACTACAAGGGCTGTAACTGGCACGAGACATGCTTTGTATGCCAAGGTTGCCAGCAGCCTTTAGGATCCAAATCATTTGTGCCCAAACACTCTAGTCTGTATTGTATGTCTTGCTATGAAAAAGAATTTGCACAACAGTGTGTAGCCTGCAAAAAGGTAAATGATTTTGCTGTATCTGCTGTCTACAGTTCTGAGTAATTTTCCAGTAACAttatatcattaaaggggtactccagcaaaaaatatttttttcttaaatcaactggtttcaaaaagttatatagatttgtaatttacttctatataaaaaatctcaagtcttcctgtacttatcagcagcagtatgtcctgcaccaagtggtggattctttttagccttacttctatttaaaaatgtccagtcttcccatacttatcagctgctgtatgtcctgcaggaagtggtgttttattttcagtctgacacactgctctctgctgccacctctgtccaagacaggaactgtccagagcaggagaggttttttatggagatttgcatctgctctggacagttcctgtctcggacagaggtagcagcagagagcactgtgtcagactggaaagtaaacaccacttcctgcagaacatacagcagctgaaaggtaTAGaaatacttaagatttttaaatagaagtaattactgATTTTAACAGTTTGGCACTTGGGTGgaaattttctgttattttaattttgcagctaattttctgcaattaatacagcctgaACAACTTTGCGCACAGAATCCGCTCAAACTGCATTTCAAAGTCCTTGGCAGTGAtaggtgtgctaagtatttttggttttgatcggatttgtcgtttttaagaaaattacgtttaaagaccaaaaattccccatagaaatgacTGGCAGAATGTTCAGGAAGTaaaatatcacacagcacagccctaaccaaccaatcacaacacacatgcaaatagctgaaatgtagcaaCCAATAGAAACTTGCAGGTCCTTCATTCAATGCCTGACATCCACAAAGTCACATGTCCCCTAATGGCCAAAAGAAGATGGCAGGTCCTCactcaagtcactcttaaagggactgcacCAAAGTTTCTCTAAAAGGTAcggtacataagtcgctcttaaagaggcggcaccaaagtcgcttttaaaggaatGATACCAAAATCGCTCCCAAAGGGACAGCACCaaatttgttcttaaagggatggcatcAAATTTGTTTTAAAAGGaatggcaccaaagtcgctcttaaagggacggtacataggttgctcttaaaggacagtacgtaagacactcttaaagggatggcaccaaaGTTGTTCTTGaaggggtggtaccaaagtcactcctaAAAGgagggttttaaaggggtagtgcggcgctcagaaattattcacagaataacacacattacaacattatacaactttgtaatgtatgttatgtctgtgaatcaccccgttccccgtgtccccccacccccacccgtgttcccggaagtgtggtgcattataaattacctgatccgtgtcgagggccgtccgccatcttgtgccaaacgtcaacTTCGGACGGACGGACAAGTCGCTGccacccgtcccccctccgccgcgtcacaactgtgctcagccgcgattggctgagcacagttatgttcagccaatcgcggctgagcatcggatgacgctgcagagggcagccggcattcggaacagtcggagctgttcgccgtccgcccgaagaagacgtcgctgaatgaagatcgAAGACTGgtgttggcacgtgacaggtgagtataatgcaccacacttccgggtacacgggtgggggtggtgggacacggggaagggggccattcccaaacataacatacattataaagttgtataactttgtaatgtgtctaagtctgtgaataattttttaccgccgcactacccctttaagggttaaagtttcctttaaagggaaatggCTGTTAAAGGGTTGATCTTTTCAAGCCCTATGAACTTTCTCCTGGAAATGCACTGGTTATGGCAATGGCAGGGAAAACAGTTCGGGCCCTCACCACTCAGTTGCAATGTAGTCCGGTTTATTCAGTAAACCTCCATTAGTGCAGGGAGATGAGAAAGCATGCACGTTCTCACAAGATGACTATGATCATTTCACGCAATCAGCGCTTCTTCCGGTCAAGGACCTCAACCAGAAGCCATATATAAAAAATGGGATgtcgctggacaaccactttaatcaTTTCAGTGCAATGCCAAGGCTGTAAGGCAAGACCTCAATATATTTATAAGAGGCTGGAAGGAGAGCAGGAAGATCTCGCATCTTATGAATACTTTTGACTACTGTCTCACAGCAATGGTTGCAATGACTAAACCCTGAATTCTCCAAAATAAGTAAATATTCCTTCCCAAGTGACTGACCACAAAAATCAATGTGACTTCTTCATGCTACCCTAACAGAGGGCATCATAATGGTTTTAAATGTTATGGTTCTTATAACTATTACTATGATAATTGTGTGAAACTTACAGGCAATCACCCAGGATGGAATATCATACGAAGAACAGCCTTATCATCGGGATTGCTTTTTATGTACTGGATGTAAGAATAAACTGGCGGGAGAAAAGTTCACAACAAAGGATAACACTCCGTACTGCATTGACTGCTTCAGTAATCTTTTTGCACAAAAATGCACTGCTTGTGCAAAACCCATCACTGGTGAGTGTCAGGCTGTGTTTTTTGGTTATAGAATCTAAAACCAATAGTGGCTAATGGCCAGGATTACTACATATTGAAGGGAGGGGCGGGGGCGCATCCACTGTCGATACCAGTATCCTCCTTAGTGGCTGTCTAAACCTAGACCtcttttgtgggaaaagttccaggataatgCATCATTTACTCATGTAAATCTCAGCTCATTATGGGTTAAGTGGTCAAGTGGCACTCTCTGTATATGCACTTATACAAAGATATCTGTCAATCGCTGAGTAGCGCCACCCACTTGACCACTTAGCTCATTataagcagagatttacatgaataaccTATAACCTTTCCCACAAAACTAGATATCGGTCTTCTCAGCTCTGTCTGCACTAAAACATGATGCCTGCCGATTGGACTACACTACATTTTCAGTATGTCAGGTTCCCTTCATTTCAGTAATCTTCCATGAAATTACTTTAAAGTGCCAGTAGATTTGTGGGCACGCTGtcaattttttaatttaaaacattCCTTTGCAAATTCCTCcctaaaatgctaatttttaaccCTTTACAACAAGACATGCTGCCACATCCATTTTTACCCCCCGTTCCTGCATATGGACATGCTGGCATGTCCTCTGATGCAACAGATGCAGAATCTGCACCCACGCCATCTGCGGCAGGTCATTGATAGCCAGGCACCCGCCACAACTGCTGGGGCCTGAGCCGTGCTCGGATCCCTGCagttaaccctttacatgctgcTGTCAGTGCCACCAAAGCATCTTTAGGGAGGACAGAGGAAGGATTTTCCCTATGTTCACCATTGGGACTCTGTGAGTGTCCAGTGTCATAACTACAGAAGGTGATTAGGCTCTGCCCTAAGGCAGAGTCTGATAAGCTATGAAGAATACTGTAGTCTGACAGGAGTAATACTCTGCAGTGCAGAATAGCACTGCAATGAATTATCTATTTGATCAGACAGTAAGACAGTAAAGTACCctagtgggacagtaaaataacatataaaagaagaaaaattaaacacacacaaaaaaaatcaacaaagtcAAATAAACAAAATCACATAAACACATAATCCCCATATCccccaatgcaaataataaaaGTAGAAAAAGGACGTGCCTATATTTGCTATCGCTATGTGTGTCATTTTGCCTTTTTTCATTAAATGTGAccatttttcacaagaaaatcGTAAGGAAATCAGCCATAATTTggcactaacctaaagtacaatatgtcacgagaaagcagtctcagaatcgcttggttaagttaaagcatcattgagctataaccacataaagtgagacaggtcagatctgACAAGCAATACATAGCCCTAAAACTTGTACAATTGTTTCCAGTTGACTAGAAAGTCAAACAGCTTTGGCGATGACTGTAAAGAAGTGCGTCTCTATTGTTGATAGCTAGTCCATTATGTTCCTGAGCTGTGCTGAAAGATAAAGCTGTCTCTGCACTGTTTTATCTAAAAAGGTACTACACCTGTTCATGggttgtgtgtgtctagtattgcaGTCCAGATTTATCAACCTGAATAGATGCAATTCCAGAACGGTCACAGACAGACATAGGGTTATTTATGGAAGACAAAGGCAGaccttttttttggtttgtttttaatCCAGCACAACCACTgcctgcagaggttggatgcaccctagggagtcctgtacatgctatgggccctattccacaggccgagcagggcccgatcaacgatgtaaacgagcgccaatctgctagatcgcccctcgtttactgggcctattccacagcccgatgagcgttaccgatgtccttgcagcccttgcagcatacattacctgtcaggacttctcctccgctctgtcttcctccccgggacttgccgcgcatcgctacggtggtggaacgatgattttaggtttggccctaaatgaacgatcagccgatggcatgatcatcagctgatcgttctctctattccaccgagcgataatcagccgaatctggccgattcgggcgattatcgttcctgtggaatagggccctatatccagtcacacacacactcttgtcATCTGcacctcaaaaacatctccagattTCATCTTTTCCTTACAGTTGAAACCTCTTATTCTGCATTCTCATCTTAACTACTTAAAAAGGGAACTCTGGCCaaaaataaagaatctatacttacctttccttgtGCCCCCACCGCACAGTGTCACGATTTCACAGACCACCGATGGGCTCCAGCTTCTCCCAATTTCCTGTATCACCACATCCTGAAAtaaagtgcctgctcagccagtcagtgactgccgcAATGTCTAgcctcaatcactgattggctgaacgggccagGGCCAGGGTGTGACATTGCATGAGCAGGAGTCAGTGattggtggcgctgcaggggtaCGGGGAAGGGTAAGAatctttgttatgttcccccaccccctgatAGCCCTAGATTATTAGCGTtacccagaattctcctttaactctttACTATTTGGCCtattgtggcaagaatcctattctcctgcatattaggagaacggctgaacagaatgatgtaagtaatacactgatctgttcagcatacctgtcaatagtttatgctgccctcatttaaggcaacataaacctagtgacagattccgttTAACTAAGGGCCGTCATTTTGACAATATATGATCATAGTCTTATTCTGTCTTCTTTTGTACCTACAGAATTATAAAGTGCTGTTGAGTTTTGCGTTAAATAAAattaacaattttttatttaatttatttttcttaatagtaataattaatagtaacaataatatgTGCAACACAATGCCTCAAGACATGTAGATAGATACGGTATATGTGCGTATGACATTTCATTTAGGATTCTAtattttaccttaaaggggttgtccaacgaaaatctttttctttcaaatcaactggtttcagaaagttatatagatttgtaatttacttctatttaaaaatctcaaatcttccagtacttatcagctgctggatggccttcaggaagtggtgtattcttgtcagtctgacacagtgctctctgctgccacctctgacggagacaggaactgtccagagaagcagcaaatttccataggaaacctctcctgctctgggcaattcctgtctcggacagaggtggcagcagagagcactgtgtcagactgaaaaggaaacaacatttcctgcaggacatacagcagctgataagtataggtagaccagatttttaaatagaaatctgtataactttcagaaagaaaacaattttcgctgtataacccctttaagcaaacataGCAATGTACGTGAACCAAAATAGATACAGCAAAGCTGAATTTGTCATTGCGACTTCCCATTTATTGTACCCCCTAAGATTTACAGGTGTCGACATCCATATCAAATGTTCTAGAATATCCGCCATGTGCTATAACATCCATCCGAGAGGAACGTCGCCTCTTTAGcctgtgttctcaccgctatAATATGATAGGCCTATGGAGTCTTGTATGAAGGCTCTTATCACGGACGGCTGGGGGGTCATGTTTCTTTGTGACTCACTGCTGATGCTAAAACAAGCGCGGAGCCAAATATTTTGTTTgttgctatgtaacagctatttATTTTGCACACAAATGAAGATAGAAGCTGCCGGATGCCACTGTGTGGATAAGAGGCCGTTCTCATGTCAGGAGCGACTATGTTTGCATTCATGTGTTACTTCTCACATTTTTCTCCGTTTCCCGTCTGCACAGGTCAAGGAGGCAACCAGTACATCTCATTCGAGGATTTTCAGTGGCATAGTGACTGCTTTGCCTGTTCGAAATGCAAAGCTTCCCTGGTCGGCCAAAGATTTCTCTCGCAGGAAAGCcaaatattttgcagtgaatgtgGTGAGGACATGTAGGTAGATACGGTATACCTGCGTATAACATTTCATAGGGGATTCTATATTttaccttaagggtacgttcacacttaccggatccgcagcagattttatttaaataactgaacacagcatcaaatctgcaccatcaaatctgctgcagatcctgtagg carries:
- the FHL5 gene encoding four and a half LIM domains protein 5; its protein translation is MDDKAFDCCHCKNSLYGQKYTVREDNPYCVKCFESIFANKCEGCKNPIECDARDLSYKDSHWHEACFKCVKCTCSLVEKPFAAKDELLLCIDCYSQEYSAKCFNCKASIMPGSRKIDYKGCNWHETCFVCQGCQQPLGSKSFVPKHSSLYCMSCYEKEFAQQCVACKKAITQDGISYEEQPYHRDCFLCTGCKNKLAGEKFTTKDNTPYCIDCFSNLFAQKCTACAKPITGQGGNQYISFEDFQWHSDCFACSKCKASLVGQRFLSQESQIFCSECGEDM